Part of the Trichoderma asperellum chromosome 1, complete sequence genome is shown below.
GAAATGCGTACCTTTAATTATTCATaacagaaaaacaaaattattaaagagacGAAGAACGCCAAAATGTTGAAACGGAAGTGCGAAATCGCGTCTCCCGCTTTTCAGTTACCAAAAGTTATCAGTATTCGCTTCCAAGCATCTATTTACCTCTCATCACTATATTTCTCAAGAAGTCGCTGATCAGTGCCAATATTGATCATGTCTGGTGCTCACGCCTTCGCTTCCGTTCTTTATGGGAGAGTATTCGTCACACTTCCAGTCCCCAGCACAACAACCGACCTTTCGGACCAAATCATCATTGTCACCGGCTCAAACACAGGCCTTGGCTTTGAGTCTACTCGCCATCTGTCTCGTCTTGGAGTTGGAAAAATCATTATGGCTGTCAGAACTCTCGCGAAAGGCGAAGCAGCTAAGAAGGAGATTCTCAAAACCACAGGCAAGCCCGATTCCACCATTGAAGTCTGGCCAATCGACATGGACAGCCACGACTCTGTCAAAGCATTCTCCGAACAAGCTTCTCAGCTTCCTCGACTCGATGGCGTGTTGGCCAATGCAGGCATCATGACATCAGAATTCGCACTCAGCGAGAATAGTGAAAAGACTCTCAATGTCAACGTCATCAACacgtttctcctctttttccttctccttccaATAATGCGTAGGTCGGAGCGGCAGACTGGTTATGCATGCCGGTTTGTTATTCCCAACAGCGCATTGCACTACATAGCTCCTCTTGCTGAGCTGGATGCTCCAGTGATATTCGATCGGCTCAATGACCCAAAGCGAGCAATTATGAGCGGGAGATATCCTTTGTCGAAGCTGCTTGTCCTCTATGCAACCCGCGAGATAGCCGAGCGAACCAGGTCTTCTAATAAGGGaaacttcatcatcaacgcGCCGAATCCAAGCTGGTGCAA
Proteins encoded:
- a CDS encoding uncharacterized protein (TransMembrane:1 (o136-154i)~EggNog:ENOG41); the encoded protein is MSGAHAFASVLYGRVFVTLPVPSTTTDLSDQIIIVTGSNTGLGFESTRHLSRLGVGKIIMAVRTLAKGEAAKKEILKTTGKPDSTIEVWPIDMDSHDSVKAFSEQASQLPRLDGVLANAGIMTSEFALSENSEKTLNVNVINTFLLFFLLLPIMRRSERQTGYACRFVIPNSALHYIAPLAELDAPVIFDRLNDPKRAIMSGRYPLSKLLVLYATREIAERTRSSNKGNFIINAPNPSWCKSDLGREMDSSGYKMVEKIMARSTEEGSRTLVHGLLTDETSNGHYLSNCHVQVPAKHVTNQWAQKVQKKFFGELLGKLEAIAPEVTSNL